The DNA window CGTCGTACAGCGCGGGGATCGATCCCTCTTCCGGCTTCGCGTACGAACTCGCGTAGTCGGTGCATCGCCCGCCTTCACAGGTCTGTGAAATTGCTTGTCCGACCATAGATACACAGTTCTGTGAAGTCAACTGGGGGATAATGAGCACCGACACCGGACCGGAGCAGCCGCTGACGCCAGGCGCCCAGCGGATCGCCGACCTCGTCGAGGTGTTCGCCGTCTCCCGCACCGCACCCTGCAACGGCACTCGGCTTCTGCCGCAGCTCAGTGACCAGCGGTTTCTCTCTGCTTTGCTGCGCAGGACAGTTTCAGGAGCACGGGACCGTTAACGGGGAGAAGCTCGGCGTTGGGGATCATCCTCCAACATGGAACGGTCCCAGGAGGCGTTGTCGGCAGCGGCTTCGTAGGTACTTTGCAGGAACTCCAGAAGAGTACGCTCCGGGTCGGGCGAGGTGCGTACGTCCTCGTACGGAAGTAGGAACTCGCCGGCGGCCGCGTTGTAGTGGGCAGCTTCCGGGCGAACAGGGTGCTCTGCGAAACCGGGGGGTTCCGGGTAGGCGTAACAGTAGAACGCTCCCTCCTGTCCACCTCCCGGCCAGAATCCGCAGCTGCTGAGCTCATGAGAGTATCCCTCGACCATCACCCAGTTCCCACAGTTGGGAGCGCCTCCCGGATGTGTCGGTGCGGTTCGTCCAGAGAAACGGGTGACCGCGAGGTCCATAGCTCCCCAGAAGAAGTGAACCGGACTGACCTTTCCGATGAAACGGGAGCGAAACGTACTCAGGACGCGGTGCGCCGCTGTGAGCTGGTACCAGAAACGTCGCGCATGGTCCGGGTCGTACGAGGCGTGTTCCGTGTCCTGCTCGAAGGGGACGGCATATTCGACCTCCCGCGGCGACGTCATTATGGGGACATCGATCTCGAGTGAACGGAGCGTTGACATGACCTCGCTGTAGAAATCGGATACCGACCTCTCCTCCAACCTGACTTTCCGCTCCTCCCCGTTGGTGGAACGTGTCAACAGTTGGTGGTTGCAGAAGTCGAACTCCATGTCGAAAAGATGGCTGTTGTACGGTATCGCCGATGTTGCGAGTCCGCGCGCGGAAACGTACAGCGGAACCTGCCACCAGTGGTTAACCATGGGTGACTGGGCCAACCTTATTTTCCCGACGATTTGCATCCACATGTGCAAGGTTTCGCGTGTCGCGGTCCACTCGTCCACAGGAAGGGACGGCCATCCCGCGTTGGGCCCTGTCGGTGCTGCACCACCCATTTTCTCACCCCCGGGAAACTGGTGTCCTGACCGTGCTGCAGGGGAGCGGGCGCAAACCGTTCGCCCCCGATGTCTGATGCTAGTCTGGTTCTTTTCCCGAGGTCATCCGTATGAACGGCGGGTCGCACTGTAGGGAGAGGATCTTGCGATCTCCGGTGCAGACAGGACGTGCGGATGAAAAGGAAAGCGGAAAGCAGAGGTTCCTGTATTCATTCCTGGTGTTCTTCCTTGCGAGTCGACCCGCTGGAGGGAAAGCGGGTGGGTGCGTTCGCCGTTGCTGCTCGGTTCTGGAGTTTCTCCCCGGCCAGGCTGGCATAGGGGGAAACGCCGCTCCTCATGGCCGGGAACCGTACGCGGAGAGGCCGGCCCCGTGTACGGAGCAGCTTCCTCTCCGTCCGGGAGGACTGGCGTCGTACCACGCCTGCGGTGGTCCTTCCCTCCGGGAAACCGGCCACTTCCTGCCAGGTTGACACGAGGAGCGGATGGAACTAGGAAATAGAAGCGTGTCGCGTGGTGCCGATGAAGCGAAGGTCGGTGCCATGGAGGCACTGCTTTTCTGGGAGATTATTTCTTGCGAGAAAATTCCGTATCGAACGCCGACGTTCGTAACGGCGAGGTAGCTGACTTCAATCAGCGGGTGATATCCGAATTCCGCGCGAACAGTGGGGAGGCCGGAGGGCCATTATCCGGAACGGACCTTCTGCTACTCACCACTGTGGGTGCTGTGTCAGCCGAGGAGCACACCGTTCCTCTCGGCTACGTTTCCGACAACCAGGGGGTGGTGGTCGTCGCCTCTTCCGGCGGTTCCGACCACCACCCCGACTGGTACCGCAATCTCCTGGCCCATCCCATGGTGACCGTGGAGACAGGTACCGAAGAGTACGCCGCTGTCGCTGTTCCCGCTGTCGGAGAGGAACGCGACCGGCTGTTCCGGTACGTGGTACAGCACCAGCCGGGATACGCCGAGTATCAGAGCCGTACCAGCAGAACTATTCCTGTGGTGCGGTTGGAACGTTCTTTCGGTGACGACAGCAGCTCGTCCGCCACGGTCGCGGACAAGCTGGTGGAAGTGCACACCTGGCTGCGGGGTCAGCTGGACCGTGTCCGTGTGGAGGCCGAAGCCTACTTCACGCGACGCTCGGAACCGGGAGAGGCGGAGTCCGCTCCTGTTTCCGGGGTGGAAATACAGATCCGGCAGCACTGTCTGGCGTTCTGCGAGGCCCTCCACTCCCACCACTCGGGCGAGGATTCGCGCATGATTCCCGACCTGAGACGTATGCACCCTCACCTGGGGGAAACGCTGGACCGGTTGCAGGAGGAGCACCGTTCGGTGGCGCACATCCAACGGGAGTTGGAACGTTTGCTCGCCGACATCACCACAGTTGCTCCGGAAACGTTCCGTGCCGAGCTGGGGCGGATGGACACGGAGCTGAGAGCTCACCTGCGCTACGAGGAGACCTCGCTCCTGCCGGCGCTGGCGGAGATTCCCCTTCCGTCCGGGCCGGTCGCAGGCGGGGGAGAGGCTCCCTGAACACCGCGACCGCGGGGGTGGTGCTGGGAGCTGCGCTCCACCCCCGCCTCGGCATCGGAGCCGCCCGCGTCCCGGTGTTAGCCGTGCTCGGTGTGCGGGTGTGCTGGCTACGTGCTCAGTTGAAGGCTTCGCTGTTGTCGTGGACCCACTGTTGGAACGTCCGCGCGGGAGAGCCGGTAACGGTTTGCACGGTGGAGAGCGCTCCGGGGGACTCGAGGGCACACACGCCCGGCACCATCAGCCCCTGAGCCGTGTGGTCAGGGGCTTCGTCGGCGATACGCCGGAGCTCTTGCGGGGAATGGTATTCGTCGAACCGAAGCTCACGCCCCACCGCTGTAGCGATCGCTTGGGTTTTCTCCCGTGGTGTCAGGGATTGTGGTCCGGTCAGGGGATAGGTCTGGGTGTGGTGTCCCTCCTCGCTCAGCGCCCGGGCCGCGACCGCCGCGATGTCGCTCGGATGGACCGCCGGAGACGGTAGTCCGCTGAACGGAACACGTACCGTTCCTTCGCCACGGATGGTTGGTGCCCACGCCAGCGTGTTGGAGGCGAACTCCCAGGGTCGTAGCAGAGTCCAGGCGAGACCGCTGTCCTGGGCTTCCTGCTCGTTTTTCCGTGCGGATCGACCGATGAACGATTCCGGGTGTGTTTGCGCAAGCAGGGAGGACACCAGAACGACGTGTCGCACTCCGAGGTGGCGTGCTGTTTCCAGGACGGGAGCGGTCCCGCCCACCGCTTGCGGGATCAGGAAAATCCGGTCGGCGCCGTCCAAGGAACGTTTCAGTGTTTCGGTATGCTGCGGGTCTCCTTCGATGACTTCCACGCCGGAGGGGACCTGTGCTCGGTTGGCGTCCCGGGTGAGGGCGCGGAGCGGAACGCCTGATGCGTTGAGCTGCCGCACGAGGGCGGCGCCGATGTTTCCTGTTGCTCCTGTCACGACGATCACTGGTTGTCTCCTTCTCATTGTTGGGGCGGTGCCGCGGCGTCGGTTTCGGCGGCACGGCTGCGGAGCATGGCGAACGTGACGAGTGCGCTGGCGACGGCGGCCGCGGCGATGGTGGCGCGCATACCGGCAGGAGTGTGTCCGAACGTCGCCCAGATGAGGGTGGCCAGAGCGGGGCCGAGTCCGATTCCGAGTTGACGGGCGGTGTTGATGGATCCCGTTGCCGTGCCGAGTAGGGAGGCGGGGGCGTTGAACAGCCCGATGCCGCTTCCCACGAGAAGCAGACGCCAGGCCAGGTCCGGAGTTTCCCACTCCGGGTCCAGTGGTGCGAGGAGAGCCGGGCCGAGGGTCAGGAGGGACGTGCCGGTGACCGCGACGCGTCTGGTTCCCCACCGGTCGGCGAGTACACCACCGACCGGGCCGAGGAGGCCCATGGCGAGTGTTGCGGCGAGAAGGGTCAGCCCGACTGTCTGCGCCGTGGCGTTCAGCTCCTGTCTGAGGTAGTAGGGAACCAGGAACTGGACCAGCAGCAGGGATGCGGACGTTGCTGTCACTGCTGTGTAGGACGCCCCGATACCGGGGATGGCGAGCAGGTCCAGGACGGGGCGGCTTGTCTCACTGCGCTTCCATACCCACAACAGCGGAACCGCGACGGCTGCCAGCGACAACCACTGTGGTCCCACCTCGGCAGCGCGGGAGAGGGCGAGCATGATGACCGCCGCGGAGCCGCCGAGAAGCGCTGTTTCCACCACCCAGTGGCGGTCGGGAGAACGGAGGGGAACCCGGGTCAGGGCTATCGCGCTGACCATCAGACACACGGGAACGTTCACGTAGAAGATCCAGGGCCAGCCCAGTGTGTCGACCAGTAGCCCGCCCAATGGTGGGCCCGCCACACCTCCCAGCGCGCCGAGCGTCGCGATGACACTCATCGCCCGGCCGCGGACGGTGGCAGGGACCGTGGTGGTGACCAGGGGTGCGGCCAGCGCGAACAGGACGGAGCCGAACGCGCCCTGCACGCATCTGGCCGCTATGAGCCAACCGATCCCGGGGGCGAGTCCGGCTCCCACGCTCGCGGCGGCGAACGCGACACCCGAGGCCGTCATCGGAAGGCGTTTCCCGACCCGGTCCAGCCATCTCCCGACAGGGATCCCCAGTGCGATCAGCGGCAGCACGTATCCCAGGACCACCCATTCGGCCGTGCTGGTGGTGGTGTGCAGTTCGTCCTCGATGTGTGGCAGCGCCACGGTGACGATGCTGGCGTCCAGAGCCGCCATGAAGACCGCTGAGCCGACCCCTGCCACCAGTACCCAGGGGCTGTGGTGTTTCGTTGACGCCCCGCCCACAAGAAACGACTCACTCATGACTGTCACTATAGATGACAATATTTGGTGAGTACTATATGGGGTATGAACGAAACCACCGATGGTGCGGGAGTGGAGCTCGCTGACCACGCCAGTTTTCTGCTGTCCCAGCTCGGAGCGCATGCAGCCCAACGTTTCGCCGAACGCCTCCAGCCGCTGGGCCTGGATCCCAAACAGTTCGGCGTGCTGACCCAGCTGGCGAAAAGCGACGGCCAGTCCCAACAACAGCTGGCCGATGCCATGAGGCTGCACCGCAACGTGATGGTCGGCCTCATCGACGAACTGGAAGGCGGTGGCTTCGTTCAACGGCGTCGCCATCCCAGTGACCGGCGTGCCCACGCCGTTCATCTCACCGAGACCGCATGGGAACTGTTACCGCCTGCCCGGGAGGCCCTCGACGCCCTCGACACCGAACTCATCGGGGGGCTCGCTGTTGAGGAACAGCGTCATCTCACGAGGCTGTTGCGGAACCTTACCGATGCCGCGGGACTGGCTCCCGGGGTGCATCCCAACCTGCCGTGACCCTGCGTGTAGCAGCTCGCCGGTTCCTGCTGCCGCCTTCCCGGGAACAGAGCACAGAGTTCAGCGTGATCCAGCGAGGAATCCCGGGCGTGAACGCCCCGGGAGGAATCGGAGTGCTCGGTACGGTCGGTCCGCCCGGTCGTGACCAGTATCGGGCAGGGAGCGTCGAGGCCGTCGCACGCAGCGACGGCCTCACCGGTGCTGTTCTCGCGTGCGGTTCGGTCCCGGGACGACGGGTATCGGAACCGAACCGGCCGCACCTCGCTCCGGCCAGCCGTCCGCACGGTGATCGCCCTCGACCCGCCAGCGGGTTCCGGCCCGTCGTGTTCCCAGGCTGGTGGCGGGAACACGACGGGCCGGTAACACCGATTCCTGTTACGCCCCGATACGGGCCTCGCGGACCGTCCCGGAAGGAGCTCCTCCCTCTGCCGGATGACGCGTCCGGGAGGCGGATGCCGGAGCGTGTCACGGATGCATGACAACCTTGGTGTAGCCGTCCGTATGGCGGTCGAACTTGTCGTAGGCCATCGGCGCCTGGTCCAACGAAACCTCGTGTGACACCACGAACGACGGCGTGGCGCGCCCTGCCGTGATCATGTCGCGCAGTTGCCGGTTGTAACGTTTGACGTTGCACTGGCCGGTTCCCATGCGCAGCCCCTTCTCGAACATCGCGCCGATGTCGAACAGCAGCCGCCCCTCTCGCGCCTGCTCATCGGGGCCTCCCGGGTCAGAGGGCAGGTACAGCCCGGGAACTCCCAGATCACCCGTCGCACGCACCGTCCGGATCAGAGCGTTGAGGACGGCGGCTGGTTCCTCCTCGTCCGGCCGCTGGAACCCGTGTGCCTGGTATCCGACAGCGTCGATCCCCTTGTCGGTGCCACCGCCGTTGTGGTCGTGGATCTGTTCGGCGGGATCACCGGTGGTGAAATCGATCGGAACGGCGCCGATCTGTTCGGCCAGACGCAGCCGGTCGGCCACCTTGTCGACGACGAACACGCGCGATGCTCCGCGCAGGAAGGCCGCATACGCCGACATCAGGCCGACAGGGCCCGCACCGTACACCGC is part of the Haloactinospora alba genome and encodes:
- a CDS encoding DUF5996 family protein; translation: MGGAAPTGPNAGWPSLPVDEWTATRETLHMWMQIVGKIRLAQSPMVNHWWQVPLYVSARGLATSAIPYNSHLFDMEFDFCNHQLLTRSTNGEERKVRLEERSVSDFYSEVMSTLRSLEIDVPIMTSPREVEYAVPFEQDTEHASYDPDHARRFWYQLTAAHRVLSTFRSRFIGKVSPVHFFWGAMDLAVTRFSGRTAPTHPGGAPNCGNWVMVEGYSHELSSCGFWPGGGQEGAFYCYAYPEPPGFAEHPVRPEAAHYNAAAGEFLLPYEDVRTSPDPERTLLEFLQSTYEAAADNASWDRSMLEDDPQRRASPR
- a CDS encoding nitroreductase/quinone reductase family protein, with protein sequence MISEFRANSGEAGGPLSGTDLLLLTTVGAVSAEEHTVPLGYVSDNQGVVVVASSGGSDHHPDWYRNLLAHPMVTVETGTEEYAAVAVPAVGEERDRLFRYVVQHQPGYAEYQSRTSRTIPVVRLERSFGDDSSSSATVADKLVEVHTWLRGQLDRVRVEAEAYFTRRSEPGEAESAPVSGVEIQIRQHCLAFCEALHSHHSGEDSRMIPDLRRMHPHLGETLDRLQEEHRSVAHIQRELERLLADITTVAPETFRAELGRMDTELRAHLRYEETSLLPALAEIPLPSGPVAGGGEAP
- a CDS encoding SDR family oxidoreductase is translated as MIVVTGATGNIGAALVRQLNASGVPLRALTRDANRAQVPSGVEVIEGDPQHTETLKRSLDGADRIFLIPQAVGGTAPVLETARHLGVRHVVLVSSLLAQTHPESFIGRSARKNEQEAQDSGLAWTLLRPWEFASNTLAWAPTIRGEGTVRVPFSGLPSPAVHPSDIAAVAARALSEEGHHTQTYPLTGPQSLTPREKTQAIATAVGRELRFDEYHSPQELRRIADEAPDHTAQGLMVPGVCALESPGALSTVQTVTGSPARTFQQWVHDNSEAFN
- a CDS encoding MFS transporter; the encoded protein is MSESFLVGGASTKHHSPWVLVAGVGSAVFMAALDASIVTVALPHIEDELHTTTSTAEWVVLGYVLPLIALGIPVGRWLDRVGKRLPMTASGVAFAAASVGAGLAPGIGWLIAARCVQGAFGSVLFALAAPLVTTTVPATVRGRAMSVIATLGALGGVAGPPLGGLLVDTLGWPWIFYVNVPVCLMVSAIALTRVPLRSPDRHWVVETALLGGSAAVIMLALSRAAEVGPQWLSLAAVAVPLLWVWKRSETSRPVLDLLAIPGIGASYTAVTATSASLLLVQFLVPYYLRQELNATAQTVGLTLLAATLAMGLLGPVGGVLADRWGTRRVAVTGTSLLTLGPALLAPLDPEWETPDLAWRLLLVGSGIGLFNAPASLLGTATGSINTARQLGIGLGPALATLIWATFGHTPAGMRATIAAAAVASALVTFAMLRSRAAETDAAAPPQQ
- a CDS encoding MarR family winged helix-turn-helix transcriptional regulator; its protein translation is MNETTDGAGVELADHASFLLSQLGAHAAQRFAERLQPLGLDPKQFGVLTQLAKSDGQSQQQLADAMRLHRNVMVGLIDELEGGGFVQRRRHPSDRRAHAVHLTETAWELLPPAREALDALDTELIGGLAVEEQRHLTRLLRNLTDAAGLAPGVHPNLP
- a CDS encoding glutathione-independent formaldehyde dehydrogenase, whose translation is MKAVVYQGPFDVAVEEVPDPRIEHPNDAIIRVTSACICGSDLHMYEGRTAARSGIVFGHENLGIVEETGSAVSGIRVGQRVVLPFNVACGFCRNCEEGLTAFCLTVNPGFAGGAYGYVAMGPYTGGQAQHLRVPFADFNCLILPEGTENETDYAMLADIFPTGYHGCELAGVSPGDTVAVYGAGPVGLMSAYAAFLRGASRVFVVDKVADRLRLAEQIGAVPIDFTTGDPAEQIHDHNGGGTDKGIDAVGYQAHGFQRPDEEEPAAVLNALIRTVRATGDLGVPGLYLPSDPGGPDEQAREGRLLFDIGAMFEKGLRMGTGQCNVKRYNRQLRDMITAGRATPSFVVSHEVSLDQAPMAYDKFDRHTDGYTKVVMHP